In one window of Camelus dromedarius isolate mCamDro1 chromosome 7, mCamDro1.pat, whole genome shotgun sequence DNA:
- the LOC105091624 gene encoding small ribosomal subunit protein eS4, X isoform: protein MAHGPKKHLKHVAAPNHWMLDKLTGVFAPRPSTGPHKLRECLPLIIFLRNRLKYALTGDEVKKICMQHFIKIDGKVCTDITYPAGFMDVISIDKTGENFRLIYDTKGSFAVHRITPEEAKYKLCKVRKNFVGIKEIPHLVTHDACTIRYPDPLIKVNDTIQTDLETGKITDFIKFDTGNLRMVTRGANLGRIGVITNRERHPGSFDVVHMKDANGNSFATWLSNIFVIGKGNKPWISLPCGKGICLTIAEERDKRLAAKQSSG from the coding sequence ATGGCTCATGGTCCCAAGAAGCACCTGAAGCATGTAGCAGCTCCAAATCATTGGATGCTGGATAAACTAACTGGTGTGTTTGCTCCTCGTCCATCTACTGGTCCCCACAAGCTGAGGGAATGTCTCCCCCTCATCATTTTCCTAAGGAACAGACTTAAGTATGCCTTAACAGGTGATGAAGTAAAAAAGATTTGCATGCAGCATTTCATTAAGATTGATGGCAAGGTTTGCACTGATATAACTTACCCTGCTGGTTTTATGGATGTCATCAGCATTGACAAGACTGGAGAGAATTTCCGCCTGATCTATGACACCAAAGGTAGCTTTGCTGTCCATCGTATTACACCTGAGGAAGCCAAGTACAAGTTGTGCAAAGTGAGAAAGAACTTTGTGGGCATAAAAGAAATCCCTCATCTGGTGACCCATGATGCGTGCACCATCCGCTACCCTGATCCCCTCATCAAGGTGAATGACACCATTCAGACTGATTTGGAGACTGGCAAGATTACTGATTTCATCAAATTCGACACTGGTAACCTACGTATGGTGACTAGAGGTGCTAACCTGGGGAGAATTGGTGTAATCACCAACAGAGAGAGACATCCTGGTTCTTTTGATGTAGTTCACATGAAAGACGCCAATGGCAACAGCTTTGCCACCTGGCTCTCCAATATTTTCGTTATTGGCAAAGGCAACAAACCATGGATCTCTCTTCCCTGTGGAAAGGGTATCTGCCTTACCATTGCTGAGGAGAGAGACAAGAGACTGGCGGCCAAGCAGAGCAGTGGATAA